The DNA region AAGAAAATGGATCCAGATTCAACATAAATTTTCGTCTTCAACAAAACCTTGCCAACTATATCAGGAAGATGATGCGGTAGTACGTATGTTGAGAGATTATTTTACAGATGACATTGATGAAATCTGGATTGATGATCCTGAAGCATTTCAACGATCACTCGAATTTTTTAAAATTAATATTCCAAACAAACAAAAAAAACTACATTTGTATTTGGGGGAAAGATCACTGTTTGATGCTTATAGTATTGAAGAACAGATCGAAAAATTAAGTCTCAATGAAGTGCCTTTAATATCAGGTGGAAGCTTAGTGATTGATCCTACTGAAGCTCTGGTAGCAGTGGATGTCAACTCAGGCAAATCAAATCAGGAGCGATCCATTGAAGAAACAGCACTCAGGACAAATCTTGAAGCTGCTGAAGAAATTGCCAGACAACTCAGACTTCGTAATCTTGGCGGATTGATTGTCATAGATTTTATTGACATGGATCATGAAACAAACAGGAATAAGGTTATTGCAAAACTTGAAGAAAGTCTGGCTAATGATAAAGCCAAATGGACTGTTGGGAAAATATCCCAATTTGGACTCTTGGAGATGAGCCGTCAGAGAATTGCTAGCAGTCTGACGTATAATTGGAAAAGACTTTGTCCAACATGTCAGGGGACGGGGTACATTCTCTCAACTCTATCGCAAGCGAACGCTTTTATCCGGAAAATCAGGGAAATCATTGTTGATCGAACGGTGAGAGAAATCAGATGTCAGGTTCCGCTTGAAATATCTATTCACTTACTCAACACCAAGCGCAAGCAACTTTATCAAATGGAATTCGAGTTTGATACCCGAATTATAATTATTCCAAATCCAGCACTGAGTATTGGCGAGATTCCTGATTTTGATATAAGTTATCGTGAAAATATTGCAGAAAATGGAGAGATTGAAACCAAAGACAAGACGAAGGAAAAAGAAAAAAAAGACCGTTATAGAAGAAATCCAAGACGCAGAAATGTTAAGGAACGTGAAGATGAACCTGTTTCTGAGATTGATGAAATCCGACAGGAAGTGATTGCCTTCAATCGGGGAGACAAAAGTGAAGATACCAATGTCACACAGCCCGATTCCCAGGAAAAAATAGAATCCAGTGTGCAACCTGACTATGATGTGACTGAGAATGTTGTTCAGAATGAATCTGCTGTTCATGATGAGAATGACATTCCTGAGTTGCCTCAGAATGCTACTTCTATTGAAGAATCTCCTAATACAAAAACATCACTCACCACTCACCCTGGATTATTGTTCAGTAGTGTACATGAAGATGGTCCAAGGTATGTCAGACCAGTCAAGGTAAACGCCTGGAAAGAATATGTACGAACATTTTCTCCAGGAACTCTGATTTTCAGTAGCAGTCACCGGTTTGAAAAAGCGGATGTTTCAGATGATAACCCTGTCTCATCAGAAGTGACATTCCTCGAAACTCAGACGGACAGCTTGGTTGAAAATGCAGATTCTGAAAATCAAAATATCTCTGAAAACAAGGATACAATCCTCTCTATTGATTCTGAAACAACGGATGGTTCAGCAGAGAATGAGACAGAGTTGAATGTTGAATCTGAAATATTGGATGTGCAACATGAAGTTACTGAGAATCTTGAAGAAGAAGGATCTCATAAAGTAGAAAAACCGAACAAAGGGAGGACGTCATCCAAAAAAAATAATACGAAAACAGTTGTCAGTAAAAATTCTGCCAAAAAAGTAGGGAAATCTGGATCTGGGGCCGGTAAAACATCTCCTGGAAAAAAGAAAACTGAAGCAACAGAGACTACTGGTACAGAAGAAATATCTGCAGATCCTGAAGCATAACCTTTAATCTGGAATACAAATTTGTAAAGACTCAAAAAGGAGAAGACTCTTGATGGAAAAAATACAATTGTATTCCAGAATACCTTCCATCTCAGAAGTAGATCATTGGCTTCGAACCAATAAATTACCCTTTGGCAAAAGGGTTCGTTCCGAAGTTCAGGCGATTCTTTCTGAACTTAGAATGAAGATTCAGAATATCGAGGAAGAGTCAGCGTTCCAGTATGAAAACAAACAGGAGATACTCGATCATATTTTAATCCGGTTTATTGGAAAACAACATGAGAAGACTTCTAATGTAATCAATGCCACAGGGATAGTTGTTCATACGAATCTGGGGAGGTCACCACTGTCTCTTGAAATACTGACTCCGTTGTTGAAACAATGGAGTTGTTATACACCACTTGAGTACAACCTAGCTACGGGTACACGTGGTGAGCGGGGACACAAAATCATCGAATATTTAAAGCTCCTTTCAGGAGCACCTGAAGCGTTAGTGGTTAATAATAATGCTTCTGCTGTATTTTTAATGCTGTTTGCATTGGCAAAAGGCAAAGAAGTCATTGTCTCACGGGGAGAGCTTGTGGAGATTGGTGGCAGTTTTCGAATTCCTGATATCATGCGAGCAGCCGATGTTAAATTGATTGAGGTTGGCACAACGAACAGAACTCGATTGTCAGATTATGAAAATGCAATTTCTGAAAATACAGTAGGTTTTCTAAAAGTTCATCCTTCAAATTATGTCATTCATGGATTTGTCGAAGAAGTTTCTACGGGAGCACTAGCTGAGCTAGCCAGCAAACATGATTTGAAAACTTTTTATGATTTGGGCAGTGGAACTTTTTATCAGTTCAAACAACCTCAACTGGCATCCATTCAGACGATTCAACAGGAATGGAATGAGGGAGTTGATATTTTAAGTTTTAGTGGTGATAAATTGCTGGGCAGTGTTCAGGCAGGTATTGTTTTGGGAAAAACGGATCTCATTACAAAGTTAAGAAAAAATCCGCTTTATCGTGCTTTTCGTTTAGATAAAATCACACTGAGTATTCTCGAATCCACGCTGATTTCTTATTTGGAAATGAAGGACTATCCGGAACACAATCTAACAATCCAGTTACTTGAACAACCCATTGATGTTATTGAAAAGAGGGCAATAAAAGTTTTAAAGTCATTAGACGGATGTCTTGGCCCAGGTTGGAAAATAAATTTGATAGAAACGCTGTCTCTTACAGGTGGTGGTGCATTGCCTGAATTGTATCTGCGATCTTATGGGTTGCTGGTGGAGCATCCTGATAAATCTGCAAACATCATTCAAAAATTATTGAGGGAATCAAGCATTCCAATAATAACAAGGATTGAAAATAAATGTGTGATTCTTGATTTTAGGACAGTTTTTGATGAAGACTGTGAAAGTGTTTCAAAAAACCTTCAACTCTTGTGTTCGTGATGACAACTGCGCCATTACTGGAAATCAGGAATGTATATAAAAAGTATGGTTATCGTACCATTTTAAGAGACATTAGTTTTTCTGTAAGTGCAGGAGAATGCATATTATTGCTTGGTCATAACGGTGCGGGAAAAACAAGTTTGACACGATTGATCTGTGCTTTATCACAACCCAATCATGGAACATTATATTTCAAAGGTCAGCCTTTTTCTCAATCCAAACAGGAAGTCCATAAATCAATTGGGGTTATTTCGCATAGCAGTCGATTGTATCATGATCTGAATGCATGGGAAAATCTGAAAGTGTTTGGAACACTATATGGTGTGCCACAATTAAAACAAAAAATACCCAAAGTCCTGGAAATGGTTGAATTAACTTCCGCAACCTATATGCCGGTTTATACTTTCAGCAGCGGAATGCTGAAGCGCTTAATGATAGCTCGAATAATGCTATACAAGCCGGAATTACTTATTCTTGATGAACCCTATACGGGATTGGATCCTCATTTTGTGAAAATGCTGCAAATTTATTTAAAAAATCACATTCAGCAAGGAAATACTGCGTTTCTAATCACCCATCAACTTTCATTAGGATTGGAAATCGCTACCCGAGGATTATTACTTCATCAACAACAAGTTCAGCAGGATGTTCCCATCTCAGATCTTCCTGTGGAGCAATGGACCCATTTTCTTGAAAATGCTAAAATATAATACCTACTTCTCTGATCCTCAGCAACTCCCACAACTAAAAAAGTCTCCAGTTCGTGAAGTCATTCTGGAACATTCAGTATTAAGCCGTTTTGGTTTCTGGAACACTGAAACACTGCTGAAATGGGCAGATATCTTGAAAAATGAAGGATTTGAACTGTTGTTGCAATGGGACATTTTGACTACCCAGGATGGGTTGGGAGAATGTCTGGATGTAATACAACAATTACCGATGCATTGGTTTAAGGCTATCAGAGTCAAAGACCTCGGGGCTGCGCAATGGTTATTGGAAAATAGGCCTGAGGGTGCAATGCATTTATTGCTTGATACCGGTAACCATAATTTGTTTGCGGTGAAGCGTTGGCAACAATACTTCAAGGGGCCCTTGAAACGCATTGTCCTATCCTCAGAATTGCCGGGCTACCGTCTGAAAGAATATACAGATGAATTGGAAATCCCCTGTGAGGTGCTCGGCGTAGGTAAAATCCTGTTTTTTTATACACCACGGCAATTACTGACACCTCTCGGATTTGAAAAGCTCAATGGCAATATTCAGATGACAGCTCAGGAAAATCTCACGTTCCAGCGTCATTTTCCAACAATTGAGAATCAACATGGAACTTTTATGTTTCATGATAGAGATCTTTTTTTACTTGATCAACTGGATGAAGTACAGGCAACCGGAATCGATACGTTGAGATTGGACCTACGCTTTGGCACACCATCGGACTGGATTCATGAATTGGCGCAACTGAATTCAGAAAGAGAATCTGCGTTGAAAAACAAATGGCCTATAAAAACAACACATGGGTTTTTTAGAACAAATCGAACAGACAAACCTATTGAGTTGATTAAAAATAAATATTTGAAACTGCACCAGGGGGATTTGTTGGGGCAGGTCGTTGAAGCGGTTAAAGGGGATTATATCGCATTAATGTCCAGGAAACCATTTGATTTGGGGGATCATTTATTAATAATAACGCCGGCCGGGAAAAAAATTGAGGTAACTCTGTCTTCTATTCAAACAATTTCTGGAAAAAGTGTTCAGCAGGCTCAAGATTCGGGATTATGGCTGATTCCACATCAGAAATTTGTGACACAGAAATCACTGGTTTATAAAATCATTGAAGCTTTATGAAAACAATTCATCCCCTTTATTTGTGTGCACGTCATAATCTTGTCGTAATCTTCCAATGATAGATAGAAGACGGGCCAGCACCTGATGGGGGTGTTTAATGGCCTCCTCAAAAGTAAATGTGCTGAAAAAATCCTGTTCAAGGGAATGAAGAGGTTCAATGATCATATAAGTTGGTTCTGAAATATTAAACCAGCGTCGTCGAGGTTGGAATATACTGAAAAAAACATCGCAAGCAACGTCAGATGGCGGTTTGCCCGGGTGATAGGCTACAGAATGGTTGTGATTCGAAGCTGGGGAATATTCTACAACAAGATTAGCCTGTTTCATCTGTTGCAGGATATAACGTAACCTCTGATCACTGAGGGATATAACTTCCTGCATGGTTTCAATGGATGCCAGTTGGGACTGTTGATAATAGCGATGGCAAATGAATAAATAGATTCGTGTCGCGCTGATAGCAAGTGATTCCTGGTTATCTAAAACCAGATGCTCTCTGAAATCATTAGCTCGATAGGTTTGCCAAATATAAGTAATCAAAGCTCCAAGAAGAATCACCAGCCAAACAATATAAATCCACAGAATTAGAATTGGAATTACTGCCAGAGATCCATAAAGTTTCTGATAACCGAATATTTCAATAAAATAAACATTCAGTGAAAGGTAACACAACTGGATCATCGAAGAAGAAAAAATAGCCCCCATGAGTGCGGCTCCTTTACGAACGAAAACAATGGGTATGAAGGCATACATCAGAAAAAGCAGGATGCCAGATGATAGAACAGGAATAATAAAACTGGTTGCATAAATAAAAAAGCCATTGGACATGCTTTCAAATATAGGCATTTTTTGAATAAAAGTTGTAAATGAAACCGAAATAAAAATTCCTAAGGGGCCCAGAATTATGATCATCAAAAAAATCATTATATTCTCATTCCATTTCCTTTTATCATCCACTTCCCACATATCATTGATTACTTTGTCAATTCTATTGTAAAATAGGAGGCCAAGCAACATGAAGGTAGATAAACCAAAAGTTCCGGTGGCCTTTGAGGTATTGGCCACTTGTTCCAGATATTTAAAAATGACATCACCATATTGAGGAATAAAATGGTTGGCAATGTAAGTTTTTATTTCAATTTTGCTTTGAGGATGGTTGGAAATGGCGCCAATGACTGAAAAAAATATGGCAAAAATGGGTACTAATGATAACAGTGAGACAAAAGTTAAAGACTGTGCCGTTTCAAGCAATCGTTTTTTCCAGATGTTTTGTATTAGAATTCTGAAAAACCGATAGATAGTGACACTCTTTTTATAAGTAAAAGTGTGGGTTACTAGAAATTTATTGAGGGTTTTCGAACTGAGTCTGAAATGATTTAAAATTCTAGGGAATTCTGTCATGGGTATTTTTACATCCTGTTCTTTTTGTTTGATTCGTGTATAAGCCAGCAAGGTATTGCAAAAGATTGGCCTTGATTCTGTGCTTTTGTAAATGAGTTCGAATCAATGCGGAATTTATCGATATTGATCGAAAGGGTTGCTCTTCTTCGGAATAGTTTTTCTGTCCAAATTTGAATCACCTCTGTTTCTTAAAGGGATAGTATGAGCCAAGATAAAACAAATATAACAAGTACCAATCCTGATTCAGGAAAAAATACTAACAAAACTAAAAGTCCATCCAATCCAGAGACTAAAGTGGTACAGGAACCAATGGCACCATTGTATCCTAAAAGCTATCCATCAATTAATCCTGCGACCGGGGAACTCAATAGTGATGTGGAATGTACGCCTTTAGATGCTTTTCCCAAAATTTTTAATGATGCCAGAAAAGCTCAGGAAATTTGGGCTGAAATGAGCTTTGACCAGCGCAAGGAACACATTTTGCGGATGCGTGATTATTTGATTGAAAACGCTGAGGCTATTTCGCGTGTGATTGCTAAAGATACTGGAAAAACCCTTTCGGATGGTTTTCAGACAGAAGTTTTACCATCAATTTTTGCGACAGATTGGTATGCAAAAAAGACCCATAGATTTCTCAAAAAAGAACGGGTTGCTCCCTCAAACGTTCTTTTTGCTAACAAACAAAGTTACATTTTAAGAATGCCTTTGGGTGTGGTGGGAATTATTACACCATGGAATTATCCTTTTGCTATTCCCTGGAGCGAAATTGTCATGGCGTTGATGGCTGGTAATGGGGTTGTGTTTAAAACATCAGAAGACACTCCGCTGGTTGGTCAAGAAATTCAGAAAGTGATTGATGCGGGACAACTGCCCAAAGGCTTGTGCCGATTTGTGATGGGAGAAGGATCACAAGTTTCAAAAGCGATGTTTGAAAATGGGGTGAATAAAATATTCTTTACTGGAAGTGTCCGGGTGGGAAAACTGTTGATGAAACAAGGTTCTGAGTATCTGGTTCCCGTGTCTCTTGAACTCGGTGGAAATGACGCTGCAATTATTCTGGAAGATGCTAATCTTGAACGAGCCGCTAATGGTGTTGTATGGGCTGGATTTCAGAATAGCGGACAAACGTGTGCAGGTGTGGAACGGGTTTATGTTCAAGAATCCATTTATGAAGAATTTATGAAATTGGTTCGAGAAAAAACTATCCAGCTTCGTCAAGGTGCTGATACCGGCAAATTTGATATTGATGTCGGTTCCATGACAACAGTAAGACAACTAGAGACGGTTCGACGCCATGTTGATGACGCATTGAAAAAAGGAGCGGTTATTACAGCTCAAACCAAAGTAAAAACTACAAAAGGAAACTTCTATCCTGCTACGGTATTGGAAAATGTTAATCACACCATGGCTGTCATGATGGAGGAAACATTTGGTCCGTTGATCGCGTGTATGAAATTCAAATCGGATGACGAAGCTATCTCACTGGCCAATGATTCCGATCTTGGCTTGACTTCAAGTGTCTGGACTATGGACTCTGAACGAGGACAGTTTATTGCCAAAAAACTGGAAACAGGAATTACAACAATAAATGACCACGTCTTTACGCATGGTCTACCCGAATTGCCTTGGTTAGGTTGGAAAAACAGTGGTATTGGCTCAACACATTCTCACCTTGGATTAGAAGAAATGACCAAACCCAAGGTGGTTAATTATGATCTTGCTCCAAATCTGAATTCAAATCTATGGTGGTTTCCACATCGAAAAATTACGTTTGATGCCTTGATCGATACACCAAAACTGATTTTTGGAAGTTTGCAGGAACGTGCAGATTCGTTGTCGAAGATCATGCCAAAACTGATCAGAGATCCTCTTGTAAAAGAAAAGTTGTTTTTTGTTCTCAAGCGAACAGGACTTCGAGTGAGAAAAACTATTTCAGAAATAAATGAAATGCCTTCAGATGACGACAATTAGGGAGCAACTCTTATTTTGAAACAGGAACCAAAATTTTTTGGTAGCTTAACCGGGTTCCTGTTACCATTTCTACTATTCCAAGATCAATTCGAACAGAATCGCCATTTTCAATCGCAGACAATGTGAGAGGGATTAGTGCTTCTGTTTCCTGTTTTCCTTTAAGCCAATAATAAGCAACAGGGATATTCAGGGGTGTCTGATTTTTCCACACATGGAAGGAAACTTTAAAAAAGCGCGAAACAATATCAGGGTTTACAACCTTATATATGAGTTCACCATTCAAATTATTGACTTCCGGGTGAAGTGATGACGGTTTAAAAGTGAACCGAGAAACAAAAATATCTTTTTCACCGGGTATTCTGTACCTGGAGTAAATTCTTTCCAGAGCACCTTTCCAGATTTTCTTGACATAATCGGTTTCACTAAGATGCATGCGTTTCATCAAAACAGGAACATCATTTTCAGAGCCGAACATTCCCAAAAAAAATGCTAGACGCCAGCGAATATTTTCGTCAAGAGTTTCGTTGTCGACCTTTTGCCGGATTACTCCTAATGAGAATTCAGGAAACAATAAAAATGCATCCATTGCACGAATTCTTGTCGCAAGTGAATAATCACCAAGTTCAGTCAGCCATTGATTTCTAAGATTGTTCTGAACCATCTCTTCAATCATACTCGCGGAGATATGACTGGAAAATAAAACAAATATAATAATAAGAAAATTGCGTTTTAATATCATCGATCTTTTATCAGGGAAATTGTATGGAACATATTCAATATGAAATAAACGCCTTTGTCAGCGCAGAGGAATTTATAAAATTGCTTCATGCGTCAACGTTAGCATCACGAAGGCCTGTTGATGATCAAGGT from SAR324 cluster bacterium includes:
- a CDS encoding Rne/Rng family ribonuclease, coding for MSEMSKKMFVNVEDDETRIASTNNSNLEYLYIEHTHHAQLAGNIYCGTVVKVQTSFQAAFIDYGAERHGFLPASDINPRLFKSSRPTRGRPSIDHLLKPGQTVLVQVVKDEIAHKGATLTTNISLPGRFMVFMPNTSKGGVSKKIDDPEQRSRLKHLLEGLASEEGAAIVRTAGVDRSLNELKQDFLSLRRKWIQIQHKFSSSTKPCQLYQEDDAVVRMLRDYFTDDIDEIWIDDPEAFQRSLEFFKINIPNKQKKLHLYLGERSLFDAYSIEEQIEKLSLNEVPLISGGSLVIDPTEALVAVDVNSGKSNQERSIEETALRTNLEAAEEIARQLRLRNLGGLIVIDFIDMDHETNRNKVIAKLEESLANDKAKWTVGKISQFGLLEMSRQRIASSLTYNWKRLCPTCQGTGYILSTLSQANAFIRKIREIIVDRTVREIRCQVPLEISIHLLNTKRKQLYQMEFEFDTRIIIIPNPALSIGEIPDFDISYRENIAENGEIETKDKTKEKEKKDRYRRNPRRRNVKEREDEPVSEIDEIRQEVIAFNRGDKSEDTNVTQPDSQEKIESSVQPDYDVTENVVQNESAVHDENDIPELPQNATSIEESPNTKTSLTTHPGLLFSSVHEDGPRYVRPVKVNAWKEYVRTFSPGTLIFSSSHRFEKADVSDDNPVSSEVTFLETQTDSLVENADSENQNISENKDTILSIDSETTDGSAENETELNVESEILDVQHEVTENLEEEGSHKVEKPNKGRTSSKKNNTKTVVSKNSAKKVGKSGSGAGKTSPGKKKTEATETTGTEEISADPEA
- the selA gene encoding L-seryl-tRNA(Sec) selenium transferase, coding for MEKIQLYSRIPSISEVDHWLRTNKLPFGKRVRSEVQAILSELRMKIQNIEEESAFQYENKQEILDHILIRFIGKQHEKTSNVINATGIVVHTNLGRSPLSLEILTPLLKQWSCYTPLEYNLATGTRGERGHKIIEYLKLLSGAPEALVVNNNASAVFLMLFALAKGKEVIVSRGELVEIGGSFRIPDIMRAADVKLIEVGTTNRTRLSDYENAISENTVGFLKVHPSNYVIHGFVEEVSTGALAELASKHDLKTFYDLGSGTFYQFKQPQLASIQTIQQEWNEGVDILSFSGDKLLGSVQAGIVLGKTDLITKLRKNPLYRAFRLDKITLSILESTLISYLEMKDYPEHNLTIQLLEQPIDVIEKRAIKVLKSLDGCLGPGWKINLIETLSLTGGGALPELYLRSYGLLVEHPDKSANIIQKLLRESSIPIITRIENKCVILDFRTVFDEDCESVSKNLQLLCS
- the ccmA gene encoding heme ABC exporter ATP-binding protein CcmA, with the protein product MTTAPLLEIRNVYKKYGYRTILRDISFSVSAGECILLLGHNGAGKTSLTRLICALSQPNHGTLYFKGQPFSQSKQEVHKSIGVISHSSRLYHDLNAWENLKVFGTLYGVPQLKQKIPKVLEMVELTSATYMPVYTFSSGMLKRLMIARIMLYKPELLILDEPYTGLDPHFVKMLQIYLKNHIQQGNTAFLITHQLSLGLEIATRGLLLHQQQVQQDVPISDLPVEQWTHFLENAKI
- a CDS encoding U32 family peptidase, whose product is MLKYNTYFSDPQQLPQLKKSPVREVILEHSVLSRFGFWNTETLLKWADILKNEGFELLLQWDILTTQDGLGECLDVIQQLPMHWFKAIRVKDLGAAQWLLENRPEGAMHLLLDTGNHNLFAVKRWQQYFKGPLKRIVLSSELPGYRLKEYTDELEIPCEVLGVGKILFFYTPRQLLTPLGFEKLNGNIQMTAQENLTFQRHFPTIENQHGTFMFHDRDLFLLDQLDEVQATGIDTLRLDLRFGTPSDWIHELAQLNSERESALKNKWPIKTTHGFFRTNRTDKPIELIKNKYLKLHQGDLLGQVVEAVKGDYIALMSRKPFDLGDHLLIITPAGKKIEVTLSSIQTISGKSVQQAQDSGLWLIPHQKFVTQKSLVYKIIEAL
- a CDS encoding YihY family inner membrane protein, translated to MTEFPRILNHFRLSSKTLNKFLVTHTFTYKKSVTIYRFFRILIQNIWKKRLLETAQSLTFVSLLSLVPIFAIFFSVIGAISNHPQSKIEIKTYIANHFIPQYGDVIFKYLEQVANTSKATGTFGLSTFMLLGLLFYNRIDKVINDMWEVDDKRKWNENIMIFLMIIILGPLGIFISVSFTTFIQKMPIFESMSNGFFIYATSFIIPVLSSGILLFLMYAFIPIVFVRKGAALMGAIFSSSMIQLCYLSLNVYFIEIFGYQKLYGSLAVIPILILWIYIVWLVILLGALITYIWQTYRANDFREHLVLDNQESLAISATRIYLFICHRYYQQSQLASIETMQEVISLSDQRLRYILQQMKQANLVVEYSPASNHNHSVAYHPGKPPSDVACDVFFSIFQPRRRWFNISEPTYMIIEPLHSLEQDFFSTFTFEEAIKHPHQVLARLLSIIGRLRQDYDVHTNKGDELFS
- a CDS encoding aldehyde dehydrogenase family protein, with the protein product MAPLYPKSYPSINPATGELNSDVECTPLDAFPKIFNDARKAQEIWAEMSFDQRKEHILRMRDYLIENAEAISRVIAKDTGKTLSDGFQTEVLPSIFATDWYAKKTHRFLKKERVAPSNVLFANKQSYILRMPLGVVGIITPWNYPFAIPWSEIVMALMAGNGVVFKTSEDTPLVGQEIQKVIDAGQLPKGLCRFVMGEGSQVSKAMFENGVNKIFFTGSVRVGKLLMKQGSEYLVPVSLELGGNDAAIILEDANLERAANGVVWAGFQNSGQTCAGVERVYVQESIYEEFMKLVREKTIQLRQGADTGKFDIDVGSMTTVRQLETVRRHVDDALKKGAVITAQTKVKTTKGNFYPATVLENVNHTMAVMMEETFGPLIACMKFKSDDEAISLANDSDLGLTSSVWTMDSERGQFIAKKLETGITTINDHVFTHGLPELPWLGWKNSGIGSTHSHLGLEEMTKPKVVNYDLAPNLNSNLWWFPHRKITFDALIDTPKLIFGSLQERADSLSKIMPKLIRDPLVKEKLFFVLKRTGLRVRKTISEINEMPSDDDN